CTTACTAAAAAAACTGCCTCTGGGTTCCGAAGAAAACTCCAAACAATAGCCCCTATGACGGTCGCTGTAATGAGCCCACATAAGCAGATTGTCATTTCTCGCCGAGAGGCAGTAGACACCTGCACGACTCAGTAGCGACTTGTACGCATCCGTCAGTCCGGCAGATCCTCGAATTTGTTTAACTATCCGTCGCGCCTCGGCTCGCCTTGAATTTCGGTCGAGGTCTGTGCGCTTAAGCAAGATGCCCTCAATTACTTTCTTAGCTTCTTCAAGTTCTTGTTTAGTTCTGCCTACAACTACTTTCGGTCGGCAGTCGAACGGGTCGTTAAACTCAAACGGATTGCAGCAGTAGATCTTGCTTTCAAGCAGGACCTCTTGGAGATATTTAGGTCTCTTAAGAGAGCCGTATTTGTAAATTCTTGAAGGTAAGTCCTTCATTACAGCTTTAGTTTAGGTGCCCAACGTTGAAGTGAGCTGCGGCCCTAATGAATGACGAATCTGTACGGCCTTTACGCTAAAGCACGGTTTACACGCCGTCAGCTCCACTGACTTGTTCGGCGAAGCCGATTCCTTTATTAACGTTTTAATTTTCGCATGATCTTTTCATGCTCTAAAAGATAGTCATAATGGTTCGCAACATCGTTTATATTCGACTTATCCAATTGTAATGCTTCATCGGGGTGCTTTTTATTCGCTTTTATGATTGCATTTTTTATCTTT
The sequence above is drawn from the bacterium genome and encodes:
- a CDS encoding DUF2971 domain-containing protein — its product is MKDLPSRIYKYGSLKRPKYLQEVLLESKIYCCNPFEFNDPFDCRPKVVVGRTKQELEEAKKVIEGILLKRTDLDRNSRRAEARRIVKQIRGSAGLTDAYKSLLSRAGVYCLSARNDNLLMWAHYSDRHRGYCLEFSSEPRGSFFSK